A genomic stretch from Lathyrus oleraceus cultivar Zhongwan6 chromosome 2, CAAS_Psat_ZW6_1.0, whole genome shotgun sequence includes:
- the LOC127122650 gene encoding uncharacterized protein LOC127122650, producing MRKFAGETGFRLVTSTPYYAQANGQVEEASKVIISLIRKHVSKKPKNGHKTLDQILWACRTSPKEAINSTPFRLTFGHEALLPVETCLQSVRVQRQNDLQSEQYWDMMFDKLVDLDEERLAKVEMLIRQKERIAKVYNRNVKERTFTDNDYVWEVILPMDLRERTLGKWFPKWQGPFQVTRTFANNAYEIKELSGD from the coding sequence ATGCGAAAGTTCGCCGGCGAGACAGGCTTCAGGTTGGTTACCTCTACACCTTACTATGCACAAGCAAATGGCCAAGTAGAAGAAGCCAGCAAAGTGATAATAAGTTTGATTAGGAAACATGTTTCCAAAAAACCAAAGAACGGGCACAAGACTTTGGACCAAATCCTATGGGCCTGTCGAACGTCCCCAAAAGAGGCAATAAATTCGACGCCTTTTCGATTGACGTTTGGTCACGAAGCCCTATTACCAGTAGAGACCTGCTTGCAATCCGTCAGAGTGCAACGCCAAAACGACCTCCAGTCGGAACAGTATTGGGACATGATGTTCGACAAATTGGTTGATTTGGACGAAGAAAGATTGGCCAAGGTAGAAATGCTGATCCGACAGAAGGAACGCATAGCCAAGGTATATAATAGAAATGTAAAGGAAAGAACCTTTACTGATAATGATTATGTTTGGGAAGTGATCTTGCCTATGGATCTTCGAGAGCGAACCTTAGGTAAATGGTTTCCAAAGTGGCAAGGACCATTTCAAGTAACTCGAACATTCGCTAACAATGCATATGAGATCAAGGAACTTAGTGGGGATTAA